The following coding sequences are from one Nilaparvata lugens isolate BPH chromosome 4, ASM1435652v1, whole genome shotgun sequence window:
- the LOC120351115 gene encoding uncharacterized protein LOC120351115, with product MNAGFICCRRCPRWMDDEVGGRRSGLLFNVVGNVLGLLVSGARWYGWPLYAMDDVLGLAGDVVQLFLAFCGRWYGQSLYALNDVLVLAGDVGWSLSAFCGVRRDFSPDILG from the exons ATGAATGCTGGGTTCATATGTTGCAGGcgctgtcctcggtggatggACGATGAggtgggcggtcggcggtccgggctgctcttcaacgtggtcggcaacgtccttggactcctggtgtccggcgcgcggtggtacggcTGGCCCCTCTATGCCATGGATGACGTCCTCGGCTTGGCAGGTGATGTCGTCCAGCTCTTCTTGGCATTCTGCGGTCGGTGGTATGGGCAGTCCCTCTATGCCCTGAATGACGTCCTCGTCCTGGCGGGTGATGTCGGctggtccctctcggcgttctgcggggtgcggcgcgacttcagtcctgacattctcg GATGA